The following are from one region of the Nitratidesulfovibrio sp. genome:
- a CDS encoding NADH-quinone oxidoreductase subunit B family protein, translating to MAAQDCPVRPPLIAPATGGIDAPIVNVAPVQKILDVCRAMSLWPMTFGLACCAIEMMAVGMARFDISRFGAEVFRPSPRQSDLMIVAGTVTRKMAPALVRLYEQMPAPRYVMALGNCAISGGPFNFEGQYAIVEGVDNLVPVDVYVPGCPPRPEALLEGLFQIQHKITGRRWWPVPAEISGSMGGGA from the coding sequence ATGGCCGCGCAAGATTGCCCTGTAAGGCCCCCGCTCATCGCGCCGGCCACGGGCGGAATTGATGCACCCATCGTCAACGTGGCGCCGGTGCAGAAAATCCTGGACGTGTGCCGGGCCATGTCGCTGTGGCCCATGACCTTCGGCCTGGCCTGCTGCGCCATCGAAATGATGGCGGTGGGCATGGCCCGGTTCGACATCTCGCGCTTCGGGGCCGAAGTGTTCCGCCCCTCGCCGCGCCAGTCGGACCTGATGATCGTGGCGGGCACCGTCACCCGCAAGATGGCCCCGGCGCTGGTGCGCCTGTATGAACAGATGCCCGCGCCGCGCTATGTCATGGCGCTGGGCAACTGCGCCATCTCCGGCGGGCCGTTCAACTTCGAGGGGCAGTACGCCATCGTCGAAGGCGTGGACAACCTGGTGCCCGTGGACGTGTACGTGCCCGGCTGCCCGCCCCGACCGGAAGCGCTGCTGGAAGGATTGTTCCAGATCCAGCACAAGATCACCGGTCGCCGCTGGTGGCCCGTGCCCGCCGAAATCTCCGGATCCATGGGGGGTGGCGCATGA
- a CDS encoding NADH-quinone oxidoreductase subunit C: MTPDTASVTPDVLLAPLDPAYLADENPARTGLRWSAFLSADALPRAAALLLEAGWHLEDICGLDVREGLMAVYHFDRMTSPGRLAIRVLADRETPVLPSIADIYQGAEWHERETADFYGIAFTGNPNSMPLLLPEGMQGHPLLKDAAARAPLAALLAAQGREDTVLRKAEGFTLLEPAEDAKPAKPAKAKAAATEEGADNA; the protein is encoded by the coding sequence ATGACGCCCGATACGGCTTCCGTCACCCCCGACGTGCTGCTGGCCCCGCTGGACCCCGCCTACCTTGCCGATGAAAACCCGGCCCGCACCGGCCTGCGCTGGTCCGCCTTCCTGTCCGCAGACGCCCTGCCCCGCGCCGCAGCCTTGCTGCTGGAAGCGGGCTGGCACCTGGAGGACATCTGTGGCCTAGACGTGCGCGAAGGGCTGATGGCGGTGTACCACTTCGACCGCATGACATCCCCGGGCCGCCTGGCCATCCGGGTGCTGGCGGACCGCGAAACCCCGGTGCTGCCCTCCATTGCCGACATCTACCAGGGCGCGGAATGGCACGAGCGGGAAACCGCCGACTTCTACGGCATCGCCTTCACCGGCAATCCCAACTCCATGCCGCTGCTGCTGCCCGAAGGCATGCAGGGCCACCCCCTGCTGAAGGACGCCGCCGCCCGCGCGCCGCTGGCCGCCCTGCTGGCCGCGCAAGGCCGCGAGGACACCGTGCTGCGCAAGGCCGAGGGGTTCACCCTGCTGGAACCGGCAGAGGACGCCAAGCCCGCCAAACCGGCCAAGGCAAAGGCCGCCGCAACCGAGGAGGGCGCAGACAATGCATAG
- a CDS encoding NADH-quinone oxidoreductase subunit D (Catalyzes the transfer of electrons from NADH to quinone) → MHSTETLRSHGPACPAASADGGCADDQIAGDGYTCHFEQGARPESLILNMGPQHPSTHGVLRVLLELDGEYIVRAEPVLGYLHRMHEKMAEVKTPAQFMPNMGRVDYLHALAWNWAYVGAVEKLAGIEIPERAEYLRVITCELNRISSHLLWWGAYLLDLGAFTPIMYAFDDREMLLDLLQLMTGSRLTYSSFRFGGVYTDASPAFVQGVRQFVPHLRSRLPMYTALVTENIILRRRIEEVGVIPQDMVARYGASGPVARGSGIAYDVRRAEPYSVYDRFDYEIPLRHEECSMARYMVRMAEIEQSLRIIEQAVESLPDGEHMHPKAPKPSFKLPAGESYFAVEGARGKIGVWIASDGGKTPYRVKLRAPGFSNLALFAECARGTLLADAVAILGSLDMVIPEIDR, encoded by the coding sequence ATGCATAGCACCGAGACCCTTCGGTCGCACGGTCCCGCCTGTCCCGCCGCCTCGGCGGACGGAGGCTGCGCCGACGACCAGATCGCGGGCGACGGCTACACCTGCCACTTCGAGCAGGGGGCCCGCCCGGAATCGCTCATCCTGAACATGGGGCCGCAGCACCCGTCCACCCACGGCGTGCTGCGCGTGCTTCTGGAACTGGACGGCGAATACATCGTCCGGGCCGAGCCTGTCCTTGGCTACCTGCACCGCATGCACGAGAAGATGGCCGAGGTGAAAACCCCCGCCCAGTTCATGCCCAACATGGGCCGGGTGGACTACCTGCACGCCCTGGCCTGGAACTGGGCCTACGTGGGCGCGGTGGAAAAACTGGCGGGCATCGAGATTCCCGAACGGGCCGAGTACCTGCGGGTAATCACCTGCGAGCTGAACCGCATCTCGTCGCACCTTCTGTGGTGGGGCGCCTACCTGCTGGACCTGGGGGCCTTCACCCCCATCATGTACGCCTTCGACGACCGCGAAATGCTGCTGGACCTGTTGCAGCTCATGACCGGCTCGCGCCTGACGTACAGTTCGTTCCGCTTCGGCGGGGTGTACACCGACGCCAGCCCCGCCTTCGTGCAGGGGGTGCGCCAGTTCGTCCCGCACCTGCGTTCGCGCCTGCCCATGTACACCGCGCTGGTGACGGAAAACATCATCCTGCGCCGCCGCATAGAAGAAGTGGGCGTCATCCCGCAGGACATGGTCGCCCGCTACGGGGCCAGCGGCCCGGTGGCGCGCGGCAGCGGCATTGCCTACGACGTGCGCCGGGCGGAACCGTACTCGGTGTACGACCGCTTCGACTACGAGATTCCCTTGCGCCACGAGGAATGCTCCATGGCCCGGTACATGGTGCGCATGGCCGAGATCGAGCAGAGCCTGCGCATCATCGAGCAGGCCGTCGAAAGCCTGCCCGATGGCGAGCACATGCACCCCAAGGCCCCCAAGCCCAGCTTCAAGCTGCCCGCCGGCGAATCGTACTTCGCGGTGGAAGGGGCACGCGGCAAGATCGGCGTATGGATCGCCAGCGACGGCGGCAAGACGCCCTATCGCGTCAAGCTGCGCGCGCCGGGCTTCTCCAACCTGGCCCTGTTCGCCGAATGCGCGCGGGGCACCCTGCTGGCCGACGCCGTTGCCATCCTTGGCAGCCTCGACATGGTCATCCCCGAAATCGACAGGTAG
- the nuoH gene encoding NADH-quinone oxidoreductase subunit NuoH, with amino-acid sequence MNATISFDSVLHVVLALVGVAVFVGLNGLLLVYAERKVAGFIQRRPGPYEVGPQGILQAVADALKLIGKQLVRPDRADPLLFWMAPVLAFFPVLLLFLPIPFSPLLTGWDVNLGLLLILAFAGFNVLALLLAGWGSNNKYGLLGAARAVAQSVAYEIPLLLAVLAIAFQEGTLSLSAIVGGQGGMPWQWNIAVQPLAFLIFFVSALGETNRAPFDLPEAESELTAGFHTEYSGMGFGMFFLAEYANMIVACSVCTVLFLGGWKGPFLDGAWWFLAKVYGLLLSMMWFRWTYPRVRFDQLLNLNWRWLLPLGVLNLLATAFVMKL; translated from the coding sequence ATGAATGCAACCATCTCCTTCGATTCCGTGCTGCACGTGGTGCTCGCGCTGGTGGGCGTGGCCGTCTTCGTGGGGCTGAACGGGCTTCTGCTCGTCTACGCCGAACGCAAGGTGGCGGGCTTCATCCAGCGCCGCCCCGGCCCCTACGAAGTGGGGCCGCAAGGCATATTGCAGGCCGTGGCCGACGCCCTGAAGCTGATCGGCAAGCAACTGGTACGCCCGGACAGGGCAGACCCGCTGCTGTTCTGGATGGCCCCGGTACTGGCCTTCTTTCCCGTGCTGCTGCTGTTTCTGCCCATTCCCTTCAGCCCGCTGCTCACCGGGTGGGACGTGAACCTCGGCCTGCTGCTCATCCTCGCCTTTGCCGGGTTCAACGTGCTGGCCCTGTTGCTTGCGGGGTGGGGTTCCAACAACAAGTACGGCCTGCTCGGCGCGGCCCGCGCCGTGGCCCAGTCCGTGGCCTATGAAATCCCCCTGCTGCTGGCCGTGCTGGCCATCGCCTTCCAGGAAGGCACGCTGAGCCTTTCCGCCATCGTGGGCGGGCAGGGCGGCATGCCGTGGCAGTGGAACATCGCCGTGCAGCCGCTGGCGTTCCTGATCTTCTTCGTCAGCGCGCTTGGCGAGACCAACCGCGCCCCCTTCGACCTGCCCGAGGCCGAATCGGAACTGACCGCAGGCTTCCACACCGAATATTCGGGCATGGGCTTCGGCATGTTCTTCCTGGCCGAGTACGCCAACATGATCGTGGCGTGCAGCGTGTGCACCGTGCTGTTCCTGGGCGGGTGGAAAGGCCCGTTCCTGGACGGCGCGTGGTGGTTCCTGGCCAAGGTGTACGGCCTGCTGCTGTCCATGATGTGGTTCCGCTGGACGTACCCGCGCGTGCGCTTCGACCAGCTGCTGAACCTGAACTGGCGGTGGCTGCTGCCCCTCGGCGTGCTGAACCTGCTGGCGACCGCGTTCGTCATGAAGCTGTAG
- a CDS encoding 4Fe-4S binding protein, producing MASIFRTIADLWSLVVGLGITGKEFCKPGVTVHYPRAEVTPEAAASFRGPIELIGLDKDPAKPKCIACMLCVSACPSNCITVTRAPTPKPTPEELKAMAEAEARGEKPKKPAPPKAPGTWAYDFSLCSLCGSCVEACPVDSIGFSHDIYMVGTKREDFVFDQLARLARKAAARKPEPKPAAKAAPEAATAPAAPVAAPSEPGTATPASEA from the coding sequence ATGGCATCGATCTTCCGCACCATCGCCGACCTGTGGAGCCTTGTGGTGGGCCTTGGCATCACCGGCAAGGAATTCTGCAAGCCCGGCGTCACCGTGCACTATCCCCGGGCAGAGGTAACGCCGGAAGCGGCCGCCTCGTTCCGGGGGCCCATAGAACTCATCGGGCTGGACAAGGACCCGGCAAAGCCCAAGTGCATCGCCTGCATGCTGTGCGTGTCGGCCTGCCCCAGCAACTGCATAACCGTCACCCGCGCTCCCACCCCCAAGCCCACGCCCGAGGAACTGAAGGCCATGGCAGAGGCGGAAGCGCGCGGCGAAAAGCCCAAGAAGCCCGCGCCGCCCAAGGCGCCCGGCACCTGGGCCTACGACTTCTCGCTGTGCAGCCTGTGCGGCAGCTGCGTGGAGGCGTGCCCGGTGGATTCCATCGGCTTCTCGCACGACATCTACATGGTGGGGACCAAACGCGAGGACTTCGTGTTCGACCAGTTGGCGCGCCTTGCCCGCAAGGCGGCGGCCCGCAAGCCGGAACCGAAGCCCGCCGCGAAGGCCGCGCCCGAGGCGGCCACGGCACCGGCCGCACCCGTCGCCGCGCCCTCCGAACCCGGCACCGCAACCCCCGCAAGCGAGGCGTGA
- a CDS encoding NADH-quinone oxidoreductase subunit J, whose product METLAILAFGFYFLVIVVGCFMAVGCASLVRALVGLVATLLGVAGMYLLLNAPFMAFMQILIYVGAICVLIFFALMLARADAGGDEADPAPAARTFKGVLAAMLPGALLAPILMLHPTASRLVPAEVPLAELGRRLMEDYVLPFELISVVLLISMAGAVLLVWERRDK is encoded by the coding sequence ATGGAAACATTGGCAATCCTCGCCTTCGGTTTCTACTTCCTGGTCATCGTGGTCGGCTGTTTCATGGCCGTGGGCTGCGCCAGCCTGGTGCGGGCCCTGGTGGGCCTTGTGGCCACGCTGCTGGGCGTGGCGGGCATGTACCTGCTGCTCAACGCGCCGTTCATGGCCTTCATGCAGATCCTCATCTACGTGGGCGCCATCTGCGTGCTGATCTTCTTCGCGCTGATGCTGGCCCGGGCCGACGCGGGCGGCGACGAGGCGGACCCCGCCCCTGCCGCGCGCACCTTCAAGGGCGTGCTGGCGGCCATGCTGCCCGGCGCGCTGCTGGCCCCCATCCTGATGCTGCACCCCACGGCATCAAGGCTGGTTCCGGCAGAGGTTCCGCTGGCCGAGCTTGGCCGCAGGCTGATGGAGGACTACGTGCTGCCCTTCGAACTGATCTCGGTGGTCCTGCTCATCTCCATGGCCGGGGCCGTGCTGCTCGTCTGGGAAAGGAGGGACAAGTGA
- the nuoK gene encoding NADH-quinone oxidoreductase subunit NuoK produces the protein MKPLVLYQLASLVLLGAGLAGLVKRRTLVGMLIAVELMLNGAGLSIVAATQLTGADATLGQLATLLVMGLAAAEATVALAAIVVVFRRFGTTRTDALATLREQQ, from the coding sequence GTGAAACCGCTCGTGCTCTACCAACTGGCCTCCCTCGTGCTGCTGGGCGCGGGCCTAGCGGGGCTGGTCAAGCGGCGCACCCTGGTGGGCATGCTCATTGCCGTGGAGCTGATGCTCAACGGCGCGGGGCTGTCCATCGTGGCCGCCACCCAGCTCACCGGGGCCGACGCCACCCTCGGCCAACTGGCCACGCTGCTGGTCATGGGCCTTGCCGCCGCTGAAGCCACCGTGGCCCTGGCCGCCATCGTCGTGGTGTTCCGCCGTTTCGGCACCACCCGCACCGACGCCCTGGCAACCCTGAGGGAGCAGCAGTGA
- a CDS encoding monovalent cation/H+ antiporter subunit D family protein: MTVPNTIESASLLIPLLITLVAPFAIMLARGNANRREAVSFIAAALTFVSVLQLAPGVLSGVIYTYTVTTILPGVSLTLCADGLGMIFALIATFLWGFATSYNIGYMRGLNEHAQTRYYTCFAVAIFGAVGVAFSATVFTLYLFYEVITVFTYPLVAHHQDAEGFAGARKYLVYLMGTSKLFLLPAMILTYVLTGTLDMRLGDVLNGMFPPDVIAAHPNLVRVTYVLYIAGLAKAALAPFHNWLPSAMVAPTPVSALLHAVAVVKAGVFSVSRIILSGFGVQAMDTLGLGLPTAWLAAFTIIGASLIALTKDDIKARLAYSTVSQLSYVIIGVALLTPSAVQGGLMHIPHHAFSKITLFFGAGAIYVATHIKKISQMNGLGRRMPWTFGAFALASLSMIGMPPVCGFVSKWYIVNGSLQAGQTALLVALLLSTLLNAGYFVPIFYRAFMLPPAPDANIEQYGEAPATMVIPLCLTGAISLLLGLYPQVFLNFIQAFGHF, from the coding sequence ATGACCGTGCCCAACACCATAGAATCCGCAAGCCTGCTCATTCCGCTGCTGATCACCCTGGTCGCGCCCTTCGCCATCATGCTGGCGCGCGGCAACGCCAACCGGCGCGAGGCCGTGTCGTTCATCGCCGCCGCGCTCACCTTCGTTTCGGTGCTGCAACTGGCGCCGGGGGTGCTTTCCGGGGTCATCTACACCTACACCGTCACCACCATCTTGCCCGGCGTCAGCCTGACCCTGTGCGCCGACGGCCTGGGCATGATCTTCGCGCTCATCGCCACCTTCCTGTGGGGCTTCGCCACCAGCTACAACATCGGGTACATGCGCGGGCTGAACGAACACGCCCAGACGCGCTACTACACCTGTTTCGCGGTGGCCATCTTCGGCGCGGTGGGCGTGGCCTTCTCGGCCACGGTGTTCACCCTGTACCTGTTCTACGAGGTGATCACCGTCTTCACCTACCCGCTCGTCGCGCACCACCAAGACGCGGAGGGCTTTGCCGGGGCGCGCAAGTACCTCGTGTACCTCATGGGCACCTCCAAGCTGTTCCTGCTGCCCGCCATGATCCTGACCTACGTGCTTACCGGCACGCTGGACATGCGCCTTGGCGACGTGCTGAACGGCATGTTCCCGCCCGACGTCATCGCCGCGCATCCCAACCTGGTGCGGGTGACCTACGTGCTGTACATCGCGGGCCTGGCCAAGGCGGCCCTGGCCCCGTTCCACAACTGGCTGCCCTCGGCCATGGTGGCCCCCACGCCCGTCTCGGCCCTGCTGCACGCGGTGGCCGTGGTCAAGGCGGGGGTGTTCTCCGTGAGCCGGATCATCCTTTCCGGCTTCGGGGTGCAGGCCATGGACACGCTGGGCCTTGGCCTGCCCACGGCGTGGCTGGCGGCCTTCACCATCATCGGGGCCTCGCTCATCGCCCTGACCAAGGACGACATCAAGGCCCGGCTGGCCTATTCCACGGTCAGCCAGCTCTCGTACGTGATCATCGGGGTGGCCCTGCTGACGCCGTCCGCCGTGCAGGGCGGGCTGATGCACATCCCCCACCACGCCTTCTCCAAGATCACCCTGTTCTTCGGCGCCGGGGCCATCTACGTGGCCACGCACATCAAGAAGATCAGCCAGATGAACGGCCTTGGCCGCCGCATGCCGTGGACCTTTGGGGCGTTTGCCCTGGCGTCCCTTTCCATGATCGGCATGCCGCCGGTGTGCGGCTTCGTCTCCAAGTGGTACATCGTCAACGGTTCGCTCCAGGCCGGGCAGACCGCCCTGCTGGTGGCCCTCTTGCTGTCCACCCTGCTCAACGCGGGCTACTTCGTGCCCATCTTCTACCGGGCGTTCATGCTGCCGCCCGCTCCGGACGCCAACATCGAACAGTACGGCGAAGCCCCCGCAACCATGGTCATACCGCTGTGCCTGACCGGGGCCATATCGCTGCTGCTGGGCCTGTACCCGCAGGTGTTCCTGAACTTCATCCAGGCGTTCGGCCACTTCTAG